A stretch of DNA from Candidatus Pseudomonas phytovorans:
TGGCGGATCAGGTCGTAGCCGTGGCCGGGCTGCTCGCCGAGCAGGTCCAGCATCAGCAGCTTGAGGTCACCGGGGGCAAACACGCGGGGGCCGCGCTCGCCACGGCCGGGGCGCCGCTCAAAAGGGTCATGGGGGGTATGTTCACGCATGGGGATAGGGCTCCTTCTTTGCGATATATCGTAAGATATTACTCAAGATATATCTAAAGACAAGCCCTTAATTGCAGATGATTATCATCTAGTTGTTCGATGCGTCCCCTTTAGCCGTGGATGTGTTTACTGCGACTTGAGGCGATTTGCACTCGTTTGGATTGCCTGGCTGCAGGTACGGCATAAGGATCGGGGCCATGCCCTTGAGCACCTGCACCGGTAGCGCCGAGGTGAATTTGAACGCTTCCGCCGAACGCCCTGGGACAAAGGCGGTAAGGGTGCCGAAGTGGTTGTCGCCCAGGAAGAACACGAAGGTGGCGGTGCGGTTTAGCGAGCGCGAGCCAATCAGCCGCCCGCCAGCGCCGAAGCTTTCGATGCGGTTGTCACCGGTACCGGTCTTGCCACCCATCACCAATGGCGTGCCGTCTTGCAGCTTGAAGCTGCCGGAAATACGCCGCGCAGTGCCTGCATCTACCACTTGCGACATGGCGCCTTTAAGCGCACGCGCCACCTCCACCGGCAGAATCCGCACCCCCCGGTCCGGGTCGGTAATCAACTTGGTCTCATAAGGTGTGTTGGCTGCAAAGTGCAGGGTGTCGATGCGCAGGGTGGGCAGGCGAATACCGTCGTTCTGGATGATGCCGACCAGTTCCGAGAGGGCGGCAGGGCGGTCGCCCGAGCTGCCGATGGCGGTGGCCAGCGAAGGCACCAGGTGGTCGAACGGATAGCCTACGCGTTTCCAGCGCTGGTGAATGTCGAGGAAGGCTTCGATCTCGACCATGGTACGGATGCGGCTGTCGCGGGCGCCCTGGTGGCGGCTCTTGAACAGCCAGCTGTACACCTCCTGGCGCTCGAAGTGGCTGGCGTTGACCATTTCGGTCAGGGTCGAGTTCGGGTTCTTCAGCAGGTAGCCCAGCAACCAAAGGTCCAGCGGGTGAACCTTGGCAATGTAGCCCTGATCGGGCAGGTCGTACTTGCCTGGGCCATAGGAATCGTACATCTCAGACAGACGACCGTCGGTCAGCTTGCCCAAGGCAACCTTGTCGCCCTTGAGGTGGGCACGTACGAAGGCATTGAAGGTTTCCTGCCCTGCTTCGGGGAACAGGTAGCGGTGTACCGCCGCCAGCCGCTGCGGGGTCACGCGCATGCTGTCGAGGAAGGTATCCAGGCGCTGCTGCGAAGTCTTGCGCTGGTATTTCTTCCAGAAACGCATCAGGTAGTTGGTGCCTTCCTTGTCGGCGAAGCGGGCCAGGTATTCCTGGCGGCGAGGGTCGGCGTCATCCTTGAGCAACGGCACGCGGTTGAATGGCTGCTGGTAGGTCACGTAGCGCACCAGGTCGCGCATCAGGCGGATGAACGGCAGGTTGATCGATTCGCGCAGCGCATCCTTGAGCGTCGGGTTGCGGTTGTTGTCTTCCTTGCGGAAGTTGTTGAACACGTGCATGCCACCGCCTGTGAAGAAGGCTTCACCGGTATTGGCGGAGTATTTGCGCTCCAGCGCGGCGTCGAGCATGGCGTCCAGGCTCTGGTTCTTGCTGTTCTGCGTCAGCCACTCCAGCGACCACTGGGTGATGCGGTCGAGTTCGGCGACATCGACCTTCTTCAGCTCGGCAGCGGGCTTGCCGGCGTACTTGTCGTGCAGTTCGGCGATGATTTCCAGGTACGTGGTAAGCACCCGCAGCTTGGCGGTGGAGCCCAGTTCGAGCTTGCTGCCTTCGTTGATGTCGAAAGGTTGGTTGGTGCTGTCGGTTTGCACCCGTACCCGCGAGCCGTCGGCGGTGCGCTCGAACAGGGTGAAGCTGTAGCTCACCTGATCGGTGGTCTTGGAGGTGAGCAGGCGCTCGCCGATCAGGCCCATCTGCGCGGCAAACGCCGGGTCGGCAAGGTTTTTCAGGTACTGGCTGACTTGCAGCTGCAGGTCGGCCTGCAGGGTACTGGTGGCCGAAACATCAAGGCGGTCGAGGTCGTAAAGTGGGCGGTTGAGCATGGCCGCCAGGCGGTTGCGCGCCAGGCTGATGCCTTTGTTGGTGACAATCGGCACGATGGTCGGCTGAGCGACCCAGTCGCGGTATACCGCCTTGCTGGCCAGCGCGGCATCGGCCAGTGGCTGCTCGATCACATTGTTGGCGGCAAGTACCCGGATGTGCGAATCGGTGAGTTCGGCCAACTCGACCCGGCCCTTGGACAAGTAGTGTGATGGGCGGCGCTGGGCGATCATCAGCGACAT
This window harbors:
- a CDS encoding transglycosylase domain-containing protein, encoding MGALWQSEPSRTEAPEIPPAETPQPKSPRQRRLWWRLIILILLVALVAIGFAAYDEFRTSELQSREFSKLAGTLTYSLEPGPSDAIVYPGEGPFDRRLGYSALGEFLPRLLKRDYLITEQVKFSPALMNYVDHGLFAPYIEKIQAGLSITDCRGDTLYQYNYPQHLYPDFAAIPPVMVNSLLFIENRDLLDTQDPRNNPAVDWPRFAKAAYSQIAKYLALPGQSAGGSTLATQLEKYRHSPDGLTVSGAEKIRQMISASVRAYQGGPDTTEARQRIVRDYLNSVPLSAVPGHGEVHGMAEGLRVWYGADFDQVNQALNSTASDAESMAARGLALRQVMSLMIAQRRPSHYLSKGRVELAELTDSHIRVLAANNVIEQPLADAALASKAVYRDWVAQPTIVPIVTNKGISLARNRLAAMLNRPLYDLDRLDVSATSTLQADLQLQVSQYLKNLADPAFAAQMGLIGERLLTSKTTDQVSYSFTLFERTADGSRVRVQTDSTNQPFDINEGSKLELGSTAKLRVLTTYLEIIAELHDKYAGKPAAELKKVDVAELDRITQWSLEWLTQNSKNQSLDAMLDAALERKYSANTGEAFFTGGGMHVFNNFRKEDNNRNPTLKDALRESINLPFIRLMRDLVRYVTYQQPFNRVPLLKDDADPRRQEYLARFADKEGTNYLMRFWKKYQRKTSQQRLDTFLDSMRVTPQRLAAVHRYLFPEAGQETFNAFVRAHLKGDKVALGKLTDGRLSEMYDSYGPGKYDLPDQGYIAKVHPLDLWLLGYLLKNPNSTLTEMVNASHFERQEVYSWLFKSRHQGARDSRIRTMVEIEAFLDIHQRWKRVGYPFDHLVPSLATAIGSSGDRPAALSELVGIIQNDGIRLPTLRIDTLHFAANTPYETKLITDPDRGVRILPVEVARALKGAMSQVVDAGTARRISGSFKLQDGTPLVMGGKTGTGDNRIESFGAGGRLIGSRSLNRTATFVFFLGDNHFGTLTAFVPGRSAEAFKFTSALPVQVLKGMAPILMPYLQPGNPNECKSPQVAVNTSTAKGDASNN